CGCAGCAGCAGCCGGTGCGCTTCCCGGTGCAGTACGTCAATCGCCCGAACCTCGACTTCCGCGGTTACGCCGGTACGCTGGCCTCCGGGGTGATTGAGGTCGGCCAGCGCGTTAAGGTGCTGCCTTCCGGCGTCGAATCTTCCGTGGCGCGCATCGTCACCTTTGACGGCGACCTGCAGCAGGCGCACGCCGGTGAAGCCATTACCCTGGTACTGAAAGATGAGATCGACATCAGCCGTGGCGACCTGCTGGTGGCCGCCGATGCCGACCTGCAGGCGGTGCGCGGCGCGTCGGTGGACGTGGTGTGGATGGCGGAACAGGCGCTGACGCCGGGCCAGAGCTTCGACGTTAAGATCGCCGGCAAGAAAACCCGCGCGCGGGTGGAAAAAATTCAGCATCAGGTGGAGATTAACAGCCTCGCGCAGCACGCGGCGGACACACTGCCGCTGAACGGCATTGGCCTGGTCGATCTGATCTTTGACGAACCGGTGGTGCTGGATCCGTATCAGCAGAACCCGGTCACCGGCGGTTTGATCCTGATCGACCGTCTGAGCAACGTCACCGTCGGTGCCGGCATGGTGCGCCAGCCGCTGGCGGAAACGGCACAGGCCGCGGGCAACTACAGCGCCTTTGAGCTGGAGCTGAACGCGCTGGTACGTCGTCACTTCCCGCACTGGAACGCACGCGATCTGCTGGGCGGTCAGTAATGGCCGAACACGACGACAACGTGGTGTGGCATTCGCACGCGGTAACGCGTGCGGAGCGGGAACAGCAGCGCGGCCATCAGGGCGCGGTGCTGTGGTTTACCGGGCTTTCCGGATCGGGTAAATCGACGGTGGCCGGGGCGCTGGAACAGGCGCTGCACCGTGCCGGCGTCAGCACCTATCTGCTCGACGGTGACAACGTGCGCCACGGCCTGTGCCGGGACCTCGGCTTCAGCGATGACGATCGTAAAGAGAATATCCGCCGGGTGGGTGAGGTGGCGAAGCTGATGGCTGACGCCGGGCTGGTGGTGCTGACCGCCTTCATCTCACCGCACCGCGCCGAACGGCAGATGGTGCGTGACCTGCTGGACGAAGGGCGCTTTGTCGAGGTGTTTGTCGACACGCCGCTGGCGACCTGTGAAGCGCGCGATCCCAAGGGGCTGTACAAGAAGGCGCGCGCCGGTGAGCTGCGTAACTTCACCGGCATCGATGCGGTGTATGAAGCGCCTGAACGACCGGAAATTCATCTGGATGGCGAACAATTGGTAACAACTTTAACCGTTCAACTGTTAGATCTGCTGCGCCAGCGCGATATTATCAAACCCTAAGACATTTCTGGCCTGCGCCGCTTTCAGGGGCAGCCGGGCGGGGGGCGGCACCGGCCGCTCCCCGATGGTCGTTAACGGGAAAGCTATGAATAACGTCACCCCCATGCTGGCAGGTAAAGAACAACACGAACGTCAGGAGACCTCCGGGTTATTCCCCGGCGGCGTGGCCGGATTTGCGTCCTGGTGGCTGGCGCTGGCCGTTCCCTTCCTGTTCTACGGCGCTAACACGCTGTTTCTGTTCCTCTACACCTGGCCGTTCTTCCTCGCGCTGCTGCCGGTTTCGGTATTTACCGGTATGGCGGCCTGCACCCTGCTGCGCGGCCACCTGTTCTGGTCCATACTGGTGACGGTGCTGGCGGTATTTGGCCTGTTCTGGCTGCTGTTCAGCCTGCTGACCGGCTGGTAGCGGCCTGCCCTGCGTGTGAGCGCACGGTGCTGCGCGATTAAATTTTACCTGCACTCCGTGTGAGAGTGCATCGCTGCGTTACAAAATTTTACCCGCGTGGCGGGGTAATTCACGCCGTTTTGCTGTTTTTTAACGCAGTTTTATCGCCTGCGGCGCGAAAGCGCGGCTATTTCGCTGGCACAGTGGAGTCGTGCCGCAAGTTATGGGATGATTGAGCCGTTTTTCAGGGGGCGGGATGGGAAAACTTACGCTGCTGTTACTTGCACTTCTTGGCTGGCTGCAATATTCGCTCTGGCTGGGCAAGAACGGCATACACGACTATACGCGGGTTAACGGTGATGTTGCTGTGCAACAGGCCGGTAACGCCAAGCTAAAAGCACGCAACGATCAGCTGTTTGCCGAAATCGACGATCTTAACGGCGGTTCGGAGGCGATTGAGGAGCGCGCACGCAACGAGCTGGGGATGATTAAACCCGGTGAGGTATTCTATCGCCTGGTGCCGGACCAAAGTAAACGAACCGCGCAGCAGGGCCGAGCAGCTAACCAGTAACTATAACGATGAACCCAGCCTCTTTTCCGCAGGTGATTGCCGTGGTCCCCGCTGCGGGTATCGGCAGCCGTATGCAGTCCGAGCGTCCGAAACAGTATCTCACCATCGCGGGCAAAACCATTCTGGAGCACAGCCTGGCGGCGCTGCTGGCGCACCCGGCGGTCAGCCGGGTGATTGTCGCCATCAGCCCTGACGACCGCTGGTTTGCCGCGCTGCCGGCCGCCCGCGACTCGCGCATCAGCGTGGTCACCGGCGGTGGCCAGCGCGCCGATTCGGTGCTTTGCGGCCTGCAGGCGGCGGCAGGGGCTGACTGGGTGCTGGTGCACGATGCCGCGCGGCCGTGCCTGCACCTGGACGATTTAAGCCGCCTGCTGGCGCTGACCACCACCAGCCAGACCGGCGGCATTCTGGCGGCCCCGGTGCGTGACACCATGAAGCGTTCCATGGCGGACGGCAGCATCGATCACACCGTCGAGCGTGAGGCGCTGTGGCACGCGCTGACCCCGCAGCTGTTCCCGCTGGCGCTGCTGCGCAACTGCCTGCAGCGCGCGCTAAGCGAGGGGGCTACCATCACCGATGAGGCCTCCGCGCTCGAGTACTGCGGCTATCGTCCCGAACTCGTCAGCGGCCGCAGCGACAACCTCAAGGTCACGCGACCGGAAGATCTCGCGCTGGCCGCCTTCTATCTGACCCAATTTGACCAACAGGAGCGCTAATGCGTATTGGACACGGTTTTGACGTACATGCTTTTGGCGGCCCAGGCCCGCTGATTATCGGCGGCGTGCGTATCCCTTACGAGAAAGGGCTGCTGGCCCACTCGGACGGTGACGTGGCGCTGCATGCGCTGACCGACGCGCTGCTCGGCGCGGCGGCGCTGGGCGACATCG
This portion of the Erwinia sp. E602 genome encodes:
- a CDS encoding DUF3561 family protein, translating into MNNVTPMLAGKEQHERQETSGLFPGGVAGFASWWLALAVPFLFYGANTLFLFLYTWPFFLALLPVSVFTGMAACTLLRGHLFWSILVTVLAVFGLFWLLFSLLTGW
- the ftsB gene encoding cell division protein FtsB codes for the protein MGKLTLLLLALLGWLQYSLWLGKNGIHDYTRVNGDVAVQQAGNAKLKARNDQLFAEIDDLNGGSEAIEERARNELGMIKPGEVFYRLVPDQSKRTAQQGRAANQ
- the ispD gene encoding 2-C-methyl-D-erythritol 4-phosphate cytidylyltransferase, which encodes MNPASFPQVIAVVPAAGIGSRMQSERPKQYLTIAGKTILEHSLAALLAHPAVSRVIVAISPDDRWFAALPAARDSRISVVTGGGQRADSVLCGLQAAAGADWVLVHDAARPCLHLDDLSRLLALTTTSQTGGILAAPVRDTMKRSMADGSIDHTVEREALWHALTPQLFPLALLRNCLQRALSEGATITDEASALEYCGYRPELVSGRSDNLKVTRPEDLALAAFYLTQFDQQER
- the cysC gene encoding adenylyl-sulfate kinase, with protein sequence MAEHDDNVVWHSHAVTRAEREQQRGHQGAVLWFTGLSGSGKSTVAGALEQALHRAGVSTYLLDGDNVRHGLCRDLGFSDDDRKENIRRVGEVAKLMADAGLVVLTAFISPHRAERQMVRDLLDEGRFVEVFVDTPLATCEARDPKGLYKKARAGELRNFTGIDAVYEAPERPEIHLDGEQLVTTLTVQLLDLLRQRDIIKP